The DNA region ATATGGCGGTGATCGTCGTTCATTCATGGCCGATGATAATCTGTACGAGGTGATTCGGGTGGAGTGGGCTGATGGTGCCAAGGGGTTCGATTTCGGGATTGGGGCATGCTGCCCGGGGGTTGGGGTACCTGGTGCTGCCTCCGGTCTGCGTGGTATGCGGGTTGTCGGCTCGACCGGGACTGGATTGCTGCGCGGACTGCGAGCAGGACTTGCCGGTCCCGGGCGCATCGTGCCGGCGTTGTGCCCTGGAGCTGGTTCGGAGCGTGGACCTGTGCGGGCGATGCATCCGGCATTTGCCGGCATTCGATCAGGCATTCGCCGGCTTTGCCTACCGCGGCGGCATTGAGCGGTTGGTGCAGCGATACAAGTTTCGCCATGATCTGGCCGCCGGTCGGGTGCTGGCCGGGCTTCTGGCACGCCGCCTGGCGGCGCAGGCAGCACCCCGCCCGGATCTGATGGTGCCGGTTCCCTTGCACTGGCGCCGACGCCTGATGCGCGGTTTCAATCAGTCCGAGTTGTTGTGCGCCGACCTCTCGCGTCATTTCGGGGGGTTGCCCTGGCGTGCGCTGTTGGGGAGGCGTCGCGCCACGGCCGCCCAGTCGGAGTTGCCGGCGGACAAGCGTACGGGCAATGTGCGCGGCGCATTCCACCTGCGTCGAGGGCTGCCGGCACGGCACGTTGCCCTGGTCGACGACGTGATGACCACGGGTTCGACCCTGGACGAATGCGCCCGCGTATTGAAGCGCGCCGGGGTCAGCCGCATCGACGTCTGGGTCGTGGCGCGAGCCTAGTGCCACAGCAAGCGTGCCATGCCGATCGACGATGCCGCTTCGCCATCGGGATCGACCTGGTAGATCTGCCCCCCGAGGAGCAGGGCATCCGGGGTCAGGGCCATGGCATCAATGAGCGCAGTCAGGCCGCCGGCGAGGGGCTCGAAGCGGCCGTCTTCGTACACGAACAGGTGAGACCCCTGATCATCGGCCGGATGAACATTGCCGGCCAGAAACAGGCGGTCGCCGGCCCCGATGATATGGAAGAACTGCGCCGCGGTGTCTGCGGCGACGGCCGGGAATCCACGTTCTTCCGTGGCCAGCTCGATCCATTCCTCGCCGTCCCAGTACCCCAGTACCAGGCGATCGGGGTCATCGCCCTGTCCGGAAGAGGCAACACTGACATGGATGCGGTTTCCATCGTAGTGCAGGACGTTCGGTACGTCGCTGACGCCCGAGCCCAGGGCCTGCCATTGATCACCGTTGAAGTAGGCGACATGCCGGGCAGTCAGGCCGTCGACGGACTGAAA from Wenzhouxiangella sp. AB-CW3 includes:
- a CDS encoding ComF family protein, producing MVPRGSISGLGHAARGLGYLVLPPVCVVCGLSARPGLDCCADCEQDLPVPGASCRRCALELVRSVDLCGRCIRHLPAFDQAFAGFAYRGGIERLVQRYKFRHDLAAGRVLAGLLARRLAAQAAPRPDLMVPVPLHWRRRLMRGFNQSELLCADLSRHFGGLPWRALLGRRRATAAQSELPADKRTGNVRGAFHLRRGLPARHVALVDDVMTTGSTLDECARVLKRAGVSRIDVWVVARA